The following proteins come from a genomic window of Nostoc sp. ATCC 53789:
- a CDS encoding carotenoid oxygenase family protein — MHTITPNSTKKDWAGAIAKPAKEFPSTQLPIISGKIPDGLRGTLYRNGPARLERGGVRMGHWFDGDGAILAVNFTDAGATGVYRYVQTSGYQEEAAAGKLLYGNYGMTAPGPIWNQWQKPLKNAANTSVLALPDKLLALWEGGKPHALDLQTLETWGEDDLGGLTKGLSYSAHYKRDEQTGEIFNFGISPGQKTTLNIYKSDSTGRIIQQAAYQLDGIPVMHDFVLAGQYLVFFLPPVRLNILPVLIGINNYSDSLEWQPKLGTQILVIDRETLSVVSRGETEPWFQWHFGNGYVDASGSVIVDIARYEDFQTNQYLKEVATGETHTPAKSTLTRVHLHPQTGKVTSIQQLLNRHCEFPNVPQQNVGQASRYTYMSIFRSETDISQEVPNAIARYDNKTETLTEADFGENCYPSEPIHAQDTQNPEQSWVLTVVYDGNSHSSEVWVFDSDRLDAEPVCKLGLPSVIPHSFHGTWNPA, encoded by the coding sequence ATGCATACTATTACTCCAAATTCAACTAAAAAAGACTGGGCAGGTGCGATCGCTAAACCAGCAAAAGAATTCCCCTCTACCCAATTGCCAATTATCTCTGGCAAAATCCCAGATGGCTTGCGTGGAACACTTTACCGCAATGGCCCCGCACGGCTAGAACGCGGTGGCGTTCGCATGGGACACTGGTTCGATGGAGATGGAGCAATTCTGGCTGTAAATTTTACTGATGCAGGTGCAACCGGGGTTTATCGCTACGTGCAAACCTCTGGCTATCAAGAAGAAGCCGCAGCAGGTAAACTACTCTACGGCAATTATGGCATGACTGCACCAGGGCCAATTTGGAATCAATGGCAAAAGCCCCTCAAAAATGCTGCCAACACTTCGGTGCTAGCACTTCCAGATAAACTTTTGGCACTGTGGGAAGGTGGTAAACCTCACGCCCTCGATTTACAAACTTTAGAAACTTGGGGCGAAGATGATTTAGGGGGGTTAACTAAAGGATTAAGCTATTCCGCACATTATAAGCGTGACGAACAAACAGGGGAGATTTTTAACTTTGGCATCAGCCCTGGACAAAAGACGACGCTGAATATTTACAAAAGCGATTCGACTGGCCGGATTATCCAACAAGCCGCATACCAATTAGACGGTATACCAGTGATGCATGATTTTGTTTTAGCAGGACAGTATCTTGTATTTTTCCTTCCGCCAGTGCGATTGAATATTTTACCCGTGCTAATAGGGATAAACAACTATAGTGATTCGCTAGAGTGGCAACCTAAATTAGGAACTCAGATTTTAGTTATCGATCGCGAAACCCTATCTGTGGTGAGTCGTGGAGAAACCGAACCTTGGTTTCAATGGCATTTTGGTAATGGTTATGTAGATGCTAGCGGTTCAGTGATTGTAGATATTGCCCGTTATGAAGATTTTCAAACTAACCAATATCTCAAGGAAGTAGCTACAGGTGAGACTCACACCCCAGCTAAAAGTACACTAACGCGAGTTCATTTGCATCCTCAAACTGGCAAAGTTACGTCAATTCAGCAACTATTAAACAGACATTGTGAATTTCCGAATGTACCACAGCAAAACGTAGGACAAGCTTCTCGGTATACATATATGTCAATATTCCGTTCAGAAACAGATATTAGCCAAGAAGTACCAAATGCGATCGCCCGCTACGACAACAAAACCGAAACCCTCACCGAAGCAGACTTTGGAGAAAATTGTTATCCTTCAGAACCCATCCACGCCCAAGACACCCAAAACCCTGAACAAAGTTGGGTGTTAACCGTTGTCTACGATGGTAATTCTCATAGTAGCGAAGTTTGGGTATTTGATAGCGATCGCCTGGATGCCGAACCCGTTTGCAAACTAGGATTACCCAGCGTCATCCCCCACAGCTTCCACGGCACATGGAACCCAGCCTAA
- a CDS encoding globin domain-containing protein translates to MVSQQTIDIVKSTAPVLKKNGEQITTRMYEIMFQNHPEVKEQFSMAAQADGSQPARLATAVYSYANQIDNLPALKSMVEKIAHRHVQTHVTPEQYPIVGESLLQAMKDVLGDAATEEVMAAWTEAYQELSEVFIHREHDIYVDEEKKPQLLHS, encoded by the coding sequence ATGGTTAGCCAACAAACAATAGATATCGTCAAATCTACAGCACCTGTTTTGAAAAAGAACGGTGAGCAAATCACAACTCGGATGTATGAAATCATGTTTCAAAATCATCCAGAAGTCAAAGAACAATTTAGTATGGCGGCTCAAGCAGATGGTTCTCAGCCTGCGAGATTAGCAACAGCAGTTTATAGCTATGCTAACCAAATTGATAATTTACCTGCTTTAAAGTCGATGGTAGAAAAGATTGCCCATCGTCATGTGCAGACTCATGTTACACCAGAGCAATATCCTATTGTTGGAGAAAGTTTACTGCAAGCCATGAAAGATGTTTTGGGAGACGCTGCTACAGAAGAAGTGATGGCGGCTTGGACTGAAGCTTATCAGGAATTGTCTGAAGTGTTCATTCACAGAGAACATGATATATATGTGGATGAAGAGAAAAAACCACAGCTTTTGCATTCTTAA
- a CDS encoding NACHT domain-containing protein, with the protein MTGMEPWAISAVSGVAAMFVQIGGQVLGGLGKTLNEKTKKLIFAASNEYQKKYEERHGIIKVLGMREHVKLESLYTAVQFLDDDTSFQSIENLENVYRQTKIRRFQSQDGDKQEGIKVANDKQYLMVIGGSGAGKSTFLRKMGIEALKGKKEGFKHACIPVFIVLERFASSKLNIETFIAEEFGICGCPSPERFAAKALEEGKLLILLDGLDEVPTKNLTEAISEIQNFVDKYDKNRFIISCRGAAYRHNFRRFTDVAMADFGDIQIESFISNWFRSEPDRGKDCWQKLNSPEHTAAKELTHTPLLLTLVCLLYQRSHKFPTNRATIYERALRVLLEEWADEKIIVPEDLYKGLNTKRKEMMLSEIAHDAFQQDRLFLPRREIADKIEKLLAEMLPDEKFISGADVLRSVEVQHGVLVERTDGIYSFSHLTLQEYFTARYINDHRQVEKLVTEHLTDERWNEVFLLVAELMGSGADELLLLMQKEAQKYINTPKLQALLNWAEQVTVGSVSNLKPVRKRASAITRAYINAIAIANAIANTYTNANINANAIARTKTYANAIANANANVIVNANAIASTIANANIIANADPKAIAITIKNSGELKKSDIFNNVNFTMLSAQLEALKATIPDEKQPREVRRAFAKHLQQTLLKAFHLTLEMIDLSEEEIKALENYLYANHLIIQCKQAAVRVSPQTWEAIEARMLLVPGS; encoded by the coding sequence ATGACAGGAATGGAACCTTGGGCGATATCAGCCGTTAGCGGTGTCGCCGCTATGTTTGTCCAAATCGGTGGTCAGGTTTTAGGAGGATTGGGCAAAACTCTAAATGAAAAAACCAAGAAGTTAATTTTTGCTGCATCAAATGAATATCAAAAGAAGTACGAAGAACGGCATGGCATTATCAAAGTATTAGGAATGCGTGAACATGTCAAGCTGGAATCGCTCTATACAGCCGTGCAGTTTTTAGATGATGATACGAGTTTTCAATCTATTGAAAATTTAGAAAATGTCTATCGCCAAACTAAAATCCGAAGGTTTCAATCTCAAGATGGGGATAAACAAGAAGGAATTAAAGTTGCTAATGATAAGCAATATCTGATGGTTATTGGTGGGTCTGGTGCAGGAAAGTCTACATTTTTGCGGAAGATGGGAATAGAAGCACTCAAAGGTAAAAAAGAAGGGTTTAAACACGCTTGCATTCCTGTTTTTATCGTATTGGAAAGGTTTGCATCCAGCAAGCTCAATATTGAAACGTTTATTGCTGAAGAGTTTGGTATTTGCGGCTGTCCATCACCTGAACGATTTGCAGCCAAAGCTTTAGAAGAAGGTAAATTACTAATTTTGCTGGATGGTTTGGATGAAGTACCAACAAAAAACTTGACCGAGGCAATTAGCGAAATTCAAAACTTTGTTGACAAATATGATAAAAATCGCTTCATTATTTCTTGTAGGGGAGCAGCGTATCGCCACAATTTTCGCCGCTTTACCGATGTGGCAATGGCAGATTTCGGGGACATTCAAATTGAAAGCTTTATTAGTAATTGGTTTAGAAGTGAACCGGATAGAGGTAAAGATTGCTGGCAAAAACTCAATAGCCCTGAACACACTGCTGCTAAAGAATTAACACACACGCCATTATTGCTGACTTTGGTGTGTTTACTTTACCAGCGCTCTCACAAATTTCCTACTAATCGAGCGACTATTTATGAAAGAGCATTGAGAGTTCTGCTAGAAGAATGGGCAGATGAAAAAATTATTGTCCCTGAAGACCTTTATAAGGGGCTAAATACCAAACGTAAAGAAATGATGCTTTCTGAAATTGCCCATGATGCATTTCAGCAAGACCGCTTATTTTTACCGCGACGGGAGATTGCAGATAAAATTGAAAAACTGCTAGCGGAAATGCTACCTGATGAAAAATTTATCAGTGGGGCAGATGTTCTCAGATCCGTTGAAGTACAACATGGAGTATTAGTAGAACGTACAGATGGTATTTACTCTTTTTCTCATCTAACCCTTCAGGAATATTTTACAGCACGGTATATTAATGACCATCGTCAAGTTGAGAAATTAGTTACTGAACACCTGACAGATGAACGCTGGAATGAGGTGTTTTTATTGGTAGCTGAGTTAATGGGGAGTGGTGCAGATGAGTTGCTGTTGTTGATGCAAAAGGAAGCGCAAAAATATATTAACACCCCGAAGTTGCAAGCATTATTAAACTGGGCAGAACAGGTAACAGTTGGATCAGTAAGTAATTTGAAACCTGTACGCAAACGTGCATCTGCGATTACCAGAGCTTACATCAACGCCATCGCTATCGCCAACGCCATTGCTAACACCTACACTAACGCCAACATTAACGCCAATGCCATCGCCAGAACCAAGACTTACGCTAACGCCATAGCCAACGCCAACGCCAATGTTATCGTGAACGCCAACGCCATCGCCAGCACCATTGCCAATGCCAACATCATTGCCAACGCCGACCCTAAGGCCATTGCCATCACCATCAAAAATAGTGGTGAACTAAAAAAATCAGATATCTTCAATAACGTCAACTTTACTATGCTGAGCGCCCAACTAGAAGCACTCAAAGCTACAATTCCTGATGAGAAACAGCCAAGGGAAGTGCGTCGGGCATTTGCTAAACACCTGCAACAAACCTTACTCAAAGCTTTCCATCTCACCCTAGAAATGATCGATTTATCTGAGGAAGAAATAAAAGCACTGGAAAATTATCTCTACGCCAATCACCTCATCATCCAGTGCAAACAAGCAGCAGTGCGGGTATCACCCCAAACCTGGGAAGCAATTGAGGCGCGGATGTTGTTGGTTCCAGGTAGTTAA
- a CDS encoding thioesterase II family protein, translating into MTTTPSFNSWVICPQPNPQANLRLFCFAYAGGSAAIFRTWPNNLPSNVEVCAVEYPGRGRQIKSAPLTRLEPLVEAIAPVLLPYLDKPFAFFGHSMGGLVSFELTRLLRSQYNLTPFHLFISARRAPQLPPIKPPLHILSDHDLQNELRSLNGTPKAVLESEELMQIFLPILRADFAVLETYIYTPKQPLECPITAFGGLQDQDVSHEALQAWREQTIAAFSLHEFNGDHFFIYSHQELLLKLIYQELQMRNGS; encoded by the coding sequence ATGACAACTACACCAAGCTTCAATTCCTGGGTTATCTGTCCCCAACCAAATCCGCAAGCAAACTTGCGTTTATTCTGCTTCGCCTACGCTGGTGGTAGCGCGGCAATTTTTCGCACATGGCCTAATAATCTACCGAGTAATGTCGAAGTCTGTGCTGTAGAATATCCGGGACGGGGAAGACAGATTAAGTCAGCACCCTTGACGCGATTAGAACCTCTTGTGGAAGCGATCGCACCAGTTCTGTTACCATACTTAGACAAACCATTCGCCTTTTTCGGTCATAGTATGGGCGGATTAGTTAGCTTTGAGTTGACCCGTCTACTTCGCTCTCAGTATAATCTTACTCCCTTTCACCTCTTCATCTCTGCTCGTCGCGCTCCGCAATTGCCACCCATAAAACCACCCCTGCATATCCTATCAGACCATGATTTGCAAAACGAGCTACGCAGTCTTAACGGTACACCCAAAGCAGTGTTAGAAAGCGAGGAACTAATGCAGATATTTCTCCCGATTTTGCGGGCAGATTTTGCAGTTCTAGAAACTTATATTTACACTCCAAAACAGCCACTAGAGTGTCCTATTACTGCTTTTGGTGGTTTGCAAGACCAAGATGTTAGTCATGAAGCTTTGCAAGCATGGCGAGAACAGACCATCGCTGCTTTCTCATTACATGAGTTCAACGGCGACCACTTTTTCATCTATTCACACCAAGAGTTATTACTTAAACTTATATATCAAGAATTGCAGATGCGTAACGGTAGCTGA
- a CDS encoding biopolymer transporter ExbD, giving the protein MRLPDEPELPLQINIVPMIDVIFAILTFFIMSTLFLTRSEGLPVNLPKASTAKQQQVPTRITITVDDKEQISLNRKPIAVDDVTEQIRALVGSNRDVLVIINADEKVDYGRVVAVMDRVRKVEGAKLAIATQK; this is encoded by the coding sequence ATGCGTCTACCAGATGAGCCAGAACTTCCATTACAGATCAACATCGTGCCGATGATTGACGTGATTTTTGCAATTTTGACATTTTTTATCATGTCAACTCTGTTTTTAACCCGCTCAGAAGGTTTACCAGTAAATTTACCGAAGGCTAGCACAGCGAAACAACAGCAAGTTCCCACCAGAATTACGATTACGGTAGATGACAAAGAACAAATAAGTCTGAACCGTAAACCAATTGCAGTTGATGATGTGACAGAGCAAATACGCGCTTTAGTTGGTTCTAATCGAGATGTGTTGGTGATTATTAATGCTGATGAGAAAGTTGATTATGGTCGAGTAGTAGCGGTGATGGATCGGGTTCGTAAAGTTGAAGGAGCAAAGTTAGCGATCGCTACCCAAAAATAA
- a CDS encoding MotA/TolQ/ExbB proton channel family protein, translating into MGIQNLFAAGGVVMWPLLAFSVLGVALIIERIRFWVRINQRQNRVVREVLNLYRLDNVVGAMDKLQKNADLPLARIFLAALELEEPNPEEFRLALESEAQAEIPVLKRFQNIFETIIGLAPLLGLLGTVLGLIASFASLNLGDVGGTKTTGVTSGISEALVSTASGLIVAIFTLLFANTFRGLYQRQIALIQEYGGQLELLYRRRYERGEKTYASTR; encoded by the coding sequence ATGGGAATTCAGAATTTGTTTGCAGCAGGTGGTGTGGTCATGTGGCCCCTGTTGGCGTTTTCGGTATTGGGTGTGGCACTGATCATCGAGCGGATCAGGTTTTGGGTACGGATTAATCAGCGTCAAAACCGCGTGGTGCGAGAGGTTTTGAATCTCTACCGTCTTGATAATGTTGTCGGCGCAATGGATAAACTTCAGAAAAACGCAGATTTACCATTGGCACGGATTTTTCTTGCGGCTTTAGAATTGGAAGAGCCAAATCCAGAGGAATTTCGTTTGGCATTAGAAAGCGAAGCTCAGGCTGAGATACCTGTACTCAAACGTTTCCAAAACATTTTTGAGACAATTATCGGGCTAGCACCATTATTAGGTCTTCTCGGTACTGTGTTAGGATTGATTGCCTCCTTTGCCTCCCTAAACCTTGGTGATGTGGGAGGTACTAAAACAACTGGCGTTACATCTGGGATTAGTGAAGCTTTGGTATCAACCGCATCAGGATTGATCGTTGCTATTTTTACACTCTTGTTTGCTAATACTTTCCGGGGATTGTACCAAAGGCAAATCGCACTAATTCAGGAGTATGGAGGACAGTTAGAATTACTCTACCGCCGTCGTTATGAAAGAGGAGAAAAAACTTATGCGTCTACCAGATGA
- a CDS encoding TonB family protein, with translation MSFSGITVEQRSKEVEALKSFLTYSLIGSLALHIGVLSSGISNYLTRVPTGEDEAIEVAIVDSPAVEAEKPLEKIPEEPKKEPEVVQKQSIETPQIQKPVQELIERSTIQPVQQPQQTIQNPQPVQQQPQQTTQNPQPVNREIAPKPFVPVTTVAPQSGGGGGSGVGLGSGSGIAVGTSSGSGAGGGTGTGSGGGIGSGTGTGVGSGIGSGTGSGVGSGNGSGIGSGIGNQTENRPPVATAPTAPTSPKINSSGNGNGRAACRECNAKYPEAARRRGVEGRVEVAVDTDAQGNVTNVRVARSSGNRDLDEETVRQARDWKLKPAEGGRQGVSIATEFAIQGSRRSRQVQERKRQREAEERTQQTTAANSTEEAPKRRRRELTPSSNEVRTTRPAISGFSRRLEPQTRESTPTNSSSGASTTRTQGSARESLRRIRTERAGSNSSQKPQPTANRRRRRDNSNQNKLRDSLRRLRQQPQSQPAAPPATSQE, from the coding sequence ATGAGTTTTTCTGGCATTACTGTCGAGCAACGTTCCAAAGAAGTTGAGGCTCTCAAGTCTTTTCTGACTTACAGTCTGATAGGTTCACTGGCGCTGCATATCGGCGTACTGTCATCAGGCATAAGTAATTATTTGACGAGAGTGCCTACAGGAGAAGATGAAGCGATAGAGGTGGCGATCGTGGATTCTCCGGCTGTGGAAGCAGAAAAACCGCTTGAAAAAATTCCAGAAGAACCCAAAAAAGAACCTGAAGTTGTTCAAAAACAATCTATAGAAACTCCACAAATACAAAAACCAGTACAAGAATTGATTGAAAGATCGACAATTCAACCAGTTCAACAACCGCAACAAACTATTCAAAACCCACAGCCAGTTCAACAACAACCACAACAAACAACTCAAAACCCACAGCCAGTAAATAGGGAAATTGCTCCGAAACCATTCGTCCCTGTGACAACTGTTGCTCCTCAGAGTGGTGGCGGTGGTGGCTCTGGTGTTGGTTTAGGCTCAGGTAGCGGTATTGCTGTAGGTACAAGCAGTGGTAGTGGCGCTGGTGGAGGAACTGGCACTGGCTCTGGTGGTGGCATTGGCAGTGGTACTGGCACTGGTGTTGGCTCAGGAATTGGCTCTGGCACTGGTAGTGGTGTTGGCTCAGGTAATGGTAGTGGTATTGGCTCAGGTATTGGTAATCAAACAGAAAATCGTCCGCCAGTAGCAACAGCGCCAACAGCACCAACATCTCCAAAAATTAACAGTTCAGGTAATGGTAATGGTCGTGCAGCCTGCCGCGAATGTAATGCCAAATATCCAGAAGCAGCAAGGCGGCGAGGAGTTGAAGGTAGAGTAGAAGTAGCTGTTGATACTGATGCACAAGGCAATGTTACCAATGTTCGGGTTGCTCGCTCCAGTGGAAACCGCGATTTGGATGAAGAAACTGTAAGACAGGCGCGTGACTGGAAATTAAAACCCGCAGAAGGTGGTAGACAAGGGGTATCAATAGCCACTGAATTTGCCATACAAGGTTCACGGCGATCGCGCCAAGTTCAAGAACGGAAAAGACAAAGAGAAGCAGAAGAGAGAACCCAACAGACAACGGCTGCTAACTCCACAGAAGAAGCTCCAAAACGTAGGCGCAGAGAGTTGACACCTTCATCTAATGAAGTTAGAACCACAAGACCAGCAATATCTGGATTTAGTAGACGATTGGAACCTCAAACAAGGGAAAGTACTCCTACCAACTCATCATCTGGAGCTAGCACAACTCGCACTCAAGGAAGTGCAAGAGAATCTCTACGCCGTATCCGTACTGAACGAGCGGGTAGCAATTCATCACAAAAGCCACAACCAACCGCAAATAGGCGGCGGCGAAGAGACAACTCTAACCAGAACAAGTTGCGGGACTCGTTGCGCCGTTTACGCCAACAACCCCAATCGCAACCTGCTGCACCGCCTGCTACAAGTCAGGAGTAG
- a CDS encoding Hsp20/alpha crystallin family protein has product MALMRWNPFRDSERLEPFRDTESWEPFREIDTLQRQMNRLFDRLMPTTNGGERPGFIFSPAAELEETDDAIRLKLEVPGLEAKDINVEATPESISITGERKTETKSEENGITRSEFRYGKFQRIIPLPSQIQNDKVQAEYKNGILQLTLPKAESEKHKAVKVNLG; this is encoded by the coding sequence ATGGCACTGATGCGTTGGAACCCATTCCGGGATAGTGAACGTTTAGAACCATTTCGGGATACTGAATCTTGGGAACCATTCCGAGAAATCGATACCTTGCAGAGGCAAATGAATCGTTTATTTGACAGATTGATGCCAACTACTAATGGTGGTGAGAGGCCTGGATTTATATTTAGTCCTGCTGCTGAACTAGAAGAAACTGATGATGCAATTCGCTTGAAACTAGAAGTACCTGGTCTAGAAGCAAAAGATATAAATGTAGAAGCAACTCCCGAATCAATTTCAATTACCGGTGAGCGTAAAACTGAAACCAAGAGTGAAGAAAACGGTATTACTCGGTCTGAATTCCGTTATGGAAAATTTCAGAGGATAATCCCGTTACCTTCCCAAATTCAAAATGACAAAGTGCAAGCTGAGTACAAAAATGGTATTCTCCAGTTAACTTTGCCGAAAGCGGAATCAGAAAAACACAAAGCCGTCAAAGTCAATCTTGGTTAA
- the ilvA gene encoding threonine ammonia-lyase, biosynthetic: MYCDYLIQILTARVYDVAQETPLEYAPNLSARLNNQLLLKREDMQSVFSFKLRGAYNKMVQLPPDILAQGVIAASAGNHAQGVALAANRLGTKAIIVMPITTPQVKVDAVRMRGGAVVLYGNTYDDAYSYARELEVEKGLTFIHPFDDPHVIAGQGTIGMEILRQYQQPIHAIFVAIGGGGLISGIGAYVKRLRPEIKIIGVEPVDADAMSQSLKAGHRVRLSQVGLFADGVAVREVGEETFRLCQQYVDEIILVDTDDTCAAIKDVFEDTRSILEPAGALAIAAAKAYAEREQIEGQTLIAVACGANMNFDRLRFVAERAQLGERREAIFAVTIPEERGSIRQFCECIGNRNLTEFNYRIADEKTAHIFVGVQIQNRADAAKMVETFEAQGFETLDLTDDELTKLHLRHMVGGHSPLAHNELLYRFEFPERPGALMKFVTSMSPDWNISLFHYRNNGADYGRIVVGIQVPPHEMEEWQAFLDNLGYRYWDENKNPAYKLFLG; this comes from the coding sequence ATGTATTGCGACTACCTTATCCAAATCCTGACTGCCCGTGTATATGATGTTGCCCAGGAAACACCACTGGAGTATGCACCAAATTTGTCTGCGCGGTTGAATAATCAACTCCTGTTGAAACGTGAGGATATGCAGTCAGTATTTTCCTTTAAACTGCGGGGTGCTTATAACAAAATGGTGCAACTACCACCAGATATCTTGGCACAGGGTGTAATTGCAGCGTCTGCGGGCAACCATGCTCAAGGAGTTGCCCTTGCAGCCAATCGTTTGGGAACCAAAGCAATTATCGTCATGCCAATAACTACACCTCAAGTCAAGGTGGACGCAGTGAGAATGAGGGGCGGAGCTGTCGTGTTATATGGAAACACCTACGACGATGCTTATAGCTATGCCCGTGAATTAGAAGTGGAAAAAGGTTTGACCTTTATTCATCCCTTTGATGACCCTCATGTAATTGCTGGACAGGGAACCATCGGGATGGAAATTTTGCGACAATATCAGCAACCCATCCATGCAATTTTTGTCGCAATTGGAGGTGGCGGATTGATTTCGGGGATTGGGGCTTATGTGAAAAGATTGCGTCCCGAAATCAAGATTATTGGTGTTGAACCAGTAGATGCTGATGCGATGTCTCAATCGCTAAAAGCCGGACATCGGGTGCGTTTGTCTCAAGTGGGGTTATTTGCTGATGGCGTGGCGGTGCGAGAAGTAGGTGAAGAAACCTTCCGTTTATGTCAGCAGTATGTAGATGAAATCATTCTGGTGGATACAGACGATACATGTGCTGCGATTAAAGATGTGTTTGAGGATACGCGATCCATTTTAGAACCAGCCGGTGCATTAGCGATCGCAGCTGCCAAAGCCTACGCAGAACGAGAACAAATTGAGGGACAAACTCTAATTGCCGTAGCCTGTGGTGCAAACATGAATTTTGATCGTCTCCGCTTTGTGGCAGAACGGGCCCAGTTAGGCGAACGTCGGGAAGCAATCTTTGCAGTCACAATTCCTGAAGAACGGGGAAGTATTCGCCAGTTTTGTGAATGTATTGGCAACCGTAATCTTACAGAGTTTAATTATCGCATTGCTGATGAAAAAACAGCCCATATTTTTGTAGGTGTGCAAATTCAAAACCGTGCTGATGCTGCAAAGATGGTAGAAACCTTTGAAGCTCAAGGATTTGAAACTCTTGATTTAACAGACGATGAACTAACTAAATTACATCTGCGGCACATGGTGGGTGGGCACTCTCCTCTGGCTCATAATGAATTACTTTACCGTTTTGAGTTTCCCGAACGTCCCGGTGCATTGATGAAGTTTGTTACTTCCATGAGTCCCGACTGGAATATTAGTCTTTTTCACTACCGCAACAACGGCGCAGACTACGGACGAATCGTGGTTGGTATCCAGGTTCCTCCCCACGAGATGGAAGAGTGGCAAGCTTTTCTCGATAATCTGGGCTATCGTTATTGGGATGAAAACAAGAATCCCGCATACAAGCTGTTTTTGGGATAG
- a CDS encoding RNA-binding protein, with amino-acid sequence MSIYVGNLSYEVKEEDLRHVFAEYGTVKNVQLPIDRETGRMRGFGFVEMESDAQETAAIEALDNAEWMGRSLKVNKAKPKTDGGSSGGRRGGDGGSSRRY; translated from the coding sequence ATGTCAATTTACGTTGGTAATCTATCTTATGAGGTTAAAGAAGAGGATCTCCGCCACGTTTTTGCAGAATACGGAACGGTAAAAAATGTTCAATTGCCTATCGACCGAGAAACAGGTCGGATGAGAGGTTTCGGCTTTGTAGAAATGGAATCAGACGCACAAGAAACAGCAGCAATTGAAGCCCTTGATAATGCTGAGTGGATGGGTAGGAGCTTAAAAGTGAATAAAGCTAAACCCAAGACTGATGGAGGTTCCTCTGGCGGTAGAAGGGGTGGTGATGGTGGTTCCTCTCGCCGTTATTAA
- a CDS encoding aldo/keto reductase translates to MQTLQKSLPSMGCGTWAWGNQLLWGYDESMDDQLQAVFNLCVNNGVTLFDTGDSYGTGRLNGRSELLLGRFNREYLGSNKENICIATKLAAYPWRWTRQSMVKACKSSAQRLGKNVDLVQMHWSTANYAPWQEVGLLDGLADLYEQGLVKGVGLSNYGPKQLKQVQKKFAERGVPITTLQVQYSLLSTYPVTQLGLKDLCDELGIKLIAYSPLALGLLTGKYSEQGPLPKGIRGLLFRQILPGMRSLLGCLQEVSQSRNKTMSQVAINWCICKETIPIPGAKSVEQARENIGALGWQLNVSEIAELDKAAANVGKKMVQNIFQTK, encoded by the coding sequence ATGCAGACTCTCCAAAAATCCCTCCCAAGCATGGGCTGCGGGACTTGGGCCTGGGGCAACCAACTGCTTTGGGGATATGACGAAAGTATGGATGACCAGTTGCAAGCGGTGTTTAACCTTTGTGTAAACAACGGTGTGACTTTATTTGATACGGGTGATTCTTACGGAACTGGGAGATTGAATGGTCGAAGTGAGTTACTGCTGGGACGATTCAACCGAGAATATCTAGGTTCAAACAAAGAAAATATTTGTATTGCGACTAAGCTTGCTGCTTACCCGTGGAGATGGACACGGCAATCAATGGTAAAGGCTTGCAAGTCATCTGCCCAACGCCTAGGAAAAAACGTAGATTTGGTACAGATGCACTGGTCAACAGCAAATTACGCCCCTTGGCAAGAGGTAGGGCTGTTAGATGGTCTTGCGGATTTATATGAGCAAGGACTGGTTAAGGGAGTAGGACTGTCCAATTATGGGCCTAAACAGCTTAAACAAGTGCAGAAAAAGTTTGCTGAACGAGGTGTTCCTATTACTACTCTGCAAGTTCAATACTCTTTGTTGTCTACATATCCTGTCACCCAATTAGGGCTTAAAGACCTTTGTGATGAGTTGGGAATTAAACTGATTGCCTACAGCCCTCTAGCTTTGGGACTGCTGACAGGAAAATACTCTGAGCAAGGCCCTTTGCCTAAAGGTATTCGAGGTCTGCTGTTTAGGCAGATATTACCAGGAATGCGCTCGCTTTTGGGATGTTTGCAAGAGGTGTCACAATCCAGAAACAAAACCATGTCACAGGTAGCAATTAATTGGTGCATCTGTAAAGAAACCATTCCCATCCCTGGAGCAAAGAGCGTAGAACAGGCAAGAGAGAATATTGGTGCTTTAGGTTGGCAATTAAACGTCAGCGAGATTGCAGAGTTAGATAAGGCGGCGGCGAATGTAGGCAAGAAAATGGTACAAAATATCTTTCAAACTAAGTGA